A segment of the Eleutherodactylus coqui strain aEleCoq1 chromosome 6, aEleCoq1.hap1, whole genome shotgun sequence genome:
aaatctgcagaacatcgctctgtcggTATAATTGTATGTTGACACcacggaagctaggggtttgacagggggaatgcccctctcacactcctagctcccgatagggtcaaggctggaaggtcctagcagcacagagtGTATTGATTAGTGGCTGCACTGCAGCCTTACGCAGAAGGTTACTTGTcttattaggcttacattattagctgttacTGTAAtatggcagcattaacatgtaataatgtaaggctaagaagacaAGTAACcttcagcctaaggctgcagcggTGGCATAAATCTGTCCACAGGCTGCAGCTAGCAGTGTCCGCTcagcagccgccccccccccccattccatgTGCAGGGTAACAGTTGATGCCTCCAGCCCGGCCCAGCCAGCTGTCACTTCCCTGCTGGCCGCCAACTCTCTGCTGCTTCCCACTAGCCGGCTGTCACCTCCCTGCTGGCTACTGCCTCTGTCTTCCCTGACGGGCGCTCACTCATTCGCAGGTCCCAATGCAGCCGCTGTCCACTACTTCAGCCATGAAGGGAGGTTGCGGGAAGGAGCGCGCTTGTGGGTCAGAGCCACCAGCAAAACCGCTTGATGCTGCAAATCcgtagtgcccttccaggacctgcaggctaacgagctctgcagccaatcatgtacagggggcgtcacccccacTTCcggtcaatcttggctccacaggacttcctggtggcatcaagaaacAATAATAcccgctctgtcctctctacctcctcatacatagtgatatatcctgcagattattacactacTTACCTCTAAAGATTtgcagggtattattgtatcttgacaccaccaggaagtagtgctgGAGAGCACAGTGACAGCCTGGTGAGGCCCCATGAACCTCATTGGCTGATGAGATAGCTCCCCAGCAGGTACTGGAAGGCGAGTATTCATCTCCTGTCCCGGTTTCCGGACCACAGTTGTCCTCTCTGCAGTTGTTGCTCTGTGTTCCCCTTGCCTTCCCCACTGCTGCAGCTCCGCAGGCTCCCAAGGGCCCGCCGATACTGTCTATTGCCGTGCCATTCGccgctgctgatgctgcacaggCTTTCCGTGCCCCGCTACTACTGTGTCTTCCCCAGGCGTTCAGCGATGGTGGTGCTCCACGCTGTCGCAGCCTCCCCGAACCCTCTTCTGGTGCTGTGAGTTGCCATCGCATTCCCCCAACCTGGTGCTCCACAGGCTCCCAGGGCCCCGCTGCTGCTTGCACGTAGGCCGAACCACACAATTATCCATAAGACTAAACCGCCAGgtcacaaaaaaaaccctaaacacactgctgctaggaccttacagcAGTCCGCCTATCAGGAGCTAGaggtgtgagaggggtgttcctcctggcaaacccctagcttccgatggcgtcaaggtacaataataccgatctgcagaacatcattctgtcctctctacctcctgatacatagtattATATCTTGCAGATTATTACAttactgacctctagagatctgcagaacatcgctctgtactctctacctcctgatagatagtgatatatccttcagattattacaccactgacctctagagatctgcagaacatcgctctgtcctctctacctcctgatacatagtgatatatccttcagattattacaccactcacctctagagatctgcagaacatcactctgTTCTCTccacctcctgatacatagtgatatatccttcagattattacaccactcaCCTCTATGGAGATCTGCAGTAAATTGCTCTGTTCTCTCTActtcctgatacatagtgatatatcctgcagattattacaccactgtccTCTCTAGAgagctgcagaacatcgctctgtcctctctatctcctgatacatagtgatatatcctgcagattattacaccactgaacTCTAGAAATCTGCAGACCATTGCTGTTTCCTCTCCCCCATAGCACACTTCTTTTCCTTACACTATCTTAACATAACCCCAGCATACCGCAACAAAATTGGTGCAGGTCTTCAATAAATGTGATGTTCTCTTCAACTCCTCTGAACTGCATCCCTTTTTCAAAAGTATGTAAGGACACATTATAAATTTTGTGATTGTCATGTTAATTATTCTGGGGTACAATTATGTAGTATATCTGGGGTAATCAGTGACCAGGACGAAGTGAAGAGCATTTTTTTATGTAACCATTAACTCCTCCATGTCCATCGTACACACCTTACAGGTGACAACCTCCATCCCAGTGTTTATTGCACAGACTTTATAACATCGCTCATAAACTGTATTTTTTTCCCGTGAAGCACATTGCATTGTCATAACCTCATCTGTTTGTTCCTCATAATAGAAAGCTAGTTTTATCCGAACACAGGGAGCGTAGTTATAGCTCTGCCCCTCGCACAGCCCTCAGTACTCACTGGTTGACAAGGCAGGAGTTAAGACTATCATAGAGACGGCTTTGAGTTGCTGACACAGTCCACTTGTGATGGTGACAACGgagcagatgaggagctagagatCAACCAGGGATCATACCGATGGTGGTACATTGTAGACTTGTCCGAGACGAAAAATGCTGAACCCTTAACTGGTCGTATCAGTGATTGCTGAAACTCGAGGCACAATGGAGAACGCTTCGTAAGTCCCACTGACTCTCCCATCCACTTTTTGCTACAAAAGTTGCCAAATTTGAAAGCGATGACTCTCAACCTTTCATCGGGAGTTGGGAACACCTCTGACGAGACACCAGGTCTCAGTGTAGATGATGATGCCACCATACCCACCCACGGGCTGGTGAGTTTCCGAGttctcatctctactgtctactTTTTAGTCAGTCTGGTGGGACTGTTGGGCAATTTCTTTGTGATGTATCTAATCGGGGCAAAGAAAGTCACTAGTCTGACTGCCATAGATATCTTCGTCTTTTGCCTGGCCTTGAGTGATCTACAGTTTGCTTTGACCTTGCCGTTTTGGGCTGCAGATGCCATCCTGGATTTTAGTTGGCCATTTGGACACCCGATGTGTAAAATCATCCTGACTATGACTGTCCTGAATGTTTATTACAATGTTTTTCTACTGACTGCCATGGCGGTAACCAGATATTGGTCGGTGGCCTTGGCACTGAGCCTCAGACGTCGGGTGTCCACCTATGCTGCAAAATGGATAAGCTTTGTCCTTTGGTTATTGGCCTTAGGGGCCACCATCCCAACCACCATTTTTGCCAGTACCAACCAAATTCTAGGGGATGACCTTTGTTTACTCAAGTTTCCTGGAAACAAGTGGCTGGCTACCTACCATCTTCAGCGAGTCATCATAGCTTTCGTCATACCACTGGTGGTGATCTCTTTTTCTTACATCATGCTCTTGAACTTCTTGAGACAACATAGAGTTAATTGCACCAATCAACACCGGCAGAGCAAGATAACCAATTCCATCCAGCTGGTGATAATAGTCTTCTTTGTGTGCTGGTTTCCTAACCACGCTGGCACATTTTGGGGCATCCTCGTGAAGTATGAAGTAGTCCAGTGGAGTGAAGCCTACTACTACTTCCATACCTATGTCTACCCATTCACCATATGCCTTGCTCATAGCAACAGCTGCCTCAATCCCATAATCTACTGTCTCATGAGGAAAGAGTTTCGTAAATCACTTAAAGCTTTGTTTAGGCAGGTGATGAGCATAGCTGCTTCCCACTTGCCCACTGGCAAGGACAAACAAAGAAACCCTGATCAGGAAACTTCAATGCCCTTGTGTCGGAAATCCAGCTTTCCTCAAACAGATAGTAAGAACTACCCTGCAGCTTCCAGGTCCACCATAACCTTACTTCCAGAGGTGACCATAAAAGACCAACATGAAGGACAGGAGACCTTGTTGGACTAGACCAGTCATCTACAGACCACAGGTAAAACGATGACCCAACCACACTTGCATTTATTAACAATTAACAAGGGTTTGTGTCAATGACAAAAGCAAATcatgtcatgtctattttcagtTAGCTTGTCATGAAGAACACATGGATGGCAGTGTCATGGCCACGATCAATTCTGTTTAGTCTCTGATGCTACAAGACACTTCAAAGTGCGTTGATGACTCCTGAGCAGTAATCTGCACTTAAACACGTCAATGCCGTCTATTTGCCTAATGATGCTGAACTGCGTCTTATTTGATCTTTTGGATGCCCCTTAATGTATAATTGAGCCGGCTGTCATGGTCTTCCATAGCCCGGACAACGCTCCGCACAATTATGCTTTATCTGTGCATAAACTTTGCCTGACACAATTGCTGGATATCTATCTCaagcatctgggcaagaaaacagTCGGAACAAGTGGGGGGGAATAGAGGTTCTGTTGGTCATTGTTAATCAAGAAGGAGGTTAAATAATGGACAAGCTATGGGTCATCAGTGGGTTCTAGGACAATGGCTTTTGTACAGACTTCAGATATCTTTCCCAGAATGTAGGCGCAGATAACAAGCATCTAATCAAGCAACATGTTTTTGAGAATGCTAATTTTCACTGTGTGATCTGTATTCTATGGCTTCTAGAGATATAATATAGTTATTAGACTTGTCAAACTTTTTAACAGTTAAAGGGTGgaattttttggttttgcacccGGTGACACATGGAGCACAAAGTATTCTTGTGACTATTTGAAGGACAGAAGACACAGAATGATATTTTATTCGTCCTTCTGCTGATAGCAGACGCTCTGTATGACTCTCGATGGCTCTGGATAAACACGGGGTGCTGGTGGGGGACATTAGAAAGGTGTAGTCTGTTTTATAGGGTTCACAAAAATGGCTTGCTGACGTAAACTTTTGTGTCCCACTTAATAATTatccatatatttggtatcatgaGATGACTCACATGTCGCAGAGTTGTGATACTTTAACCATCCTTTACTTCTAAATTTTGCTTATTTGGAGTAAAAGATGTCAAAAATAACTACAAAATGTCCAACGATTGGCAGATGAGCTCTTCAGCTTTTGTCCAGTTTACAGAACTATGCTCCACGGTGCAGTACAATTATTTGCACGCTCCCCTGAGCACCAACTCCCAGATTACATGATCCCTAAGACTTATACCCCCCCTTGCAGCTGCACTGGGTGAGAACGATCTGCCCCCTAAGGAgatcaggatttccttagtagaATTCACAATCCTGTTACAAACTGATTTATTAAGAAATTTCAGCAGTGACTAAAAAATGAGCAGCGTGCACCGTATTTATGTATTTAAGGAGAAATGCCAGTGAAAATGGCATCAGGAGCCTAAGATATGGGACTATGAGGACATCGTAAACCTTGAAGGGTCTTCTaacctgtttaaccctttacttctggaggggcttaaacagatggccgtaATTTAGACCCGTTTatggccgtgaaaatcacagtCGCATAACAGGACGGAAGAAAacatttgatttcaatggtttcatttccactttcGGGATTCTCGCTCGGTAATAATtctggtgagaaaagatagggcaggacctatcgtcCCACTTTTTCAAAATAGCACggaatagcacagagtttgaaaggttaaaaaaaaaagggttgtaaccttgttcatgcacaactatgctccgtaaTGGTGAGTGTAGTTGCGTATATGCCCCTCTGAGGACGCTCTAAGGGCTTATGGAGATGGGCATATGTGCAACTACACTTTCTGATATGGAGTGTAGTTGTGTATGggactttgttgtttttttggacCATTCAAACTCCTCTCTAGTATgtgcgagtttgaaaaagaatgggggaagatgggtcctgctctattttttcTCGTAACGGGTGACAAGACCACTAGTgaaaagaaaaccattgaaatcaatggttttatgtCGTCCCGTTAATTGGCCAAaatcatgcccatctgtttaagccctaagtatGATAAGTATAGGCTGCtctgagggctcttttacaccaAGTAATCcccagtccattgccgattgagAAAGCACATTGATTGGCGTTCGTTCCTGCTGTACAGGTGATCATTTGCATGGAGACGAACAATTATTACCATGATGGTATACAGTAGCGGCACATCTCTGCCATTACACGGGGACTGACGAGCCAGCAGGCTTATGCCGACTCATAGCGTGCACTTTCACGCCAATGATCAGGAAGACGAATGTTTGTGCCAGGTCATCGGCTCATGTAATATGTCCTTTAGGGTATAACCACACTACAATGAGCCTCATAGACTGTAATAGGCTTTGTTTGGTTTCTGGTTCCAGATGCGATAACAAAGCATGCTGCGCTATCTTTTCCTGTTTTAGCGGAAATCAATGATGGTGGTTCCAAACAGAACCTGCAGTGAAGATGTAAACGAGACCTAACATAATGTATTCCGCCCTGACGTATGTCATCTGACCAGTTGCCACGTCTTCCATTCTTAGGTGGCCTTTAAGCAATACTGTTGCCTCCTGATTTGTGCCAATCACATCGGCATCATGAAGAAAGGGATTATTATGTCGTTCAGTTCCTTACCTTCTCAATATATTTGCTTGCtcacagtgaatggaaacatgctGGTCTGCAGCTGACTTGCAACTATGCCTTGGACATGATTAGGAGAAAGTTTACATTCACTGCCAGCAAGtagagattttgaaaatggtgaagaaCTGATACCCTTGATATGACTAAGTTGCAGAACTTTACATGGTACAATGATTGCACTTTAGGGTCCATTCGCACGGGCGGATTTTTCTGTTCATATTCAGTCCGTACTTTTTACATACTTCACAAGGCCGTATGCGCACCTACGCTCGCCACTATGGGGTGCAGTTGCACATGAAcgagttcctttttttttcttcttggaccgttcaaactccacgccatagATCGCAAGTTAGAAAAAAACAGCGGGCAGATCGGTCCTGCCCTATCCTTCTCGCACGTAGTGAAAACAAAGGCATtaatggtttagttttgtcccattatgcggccgtgattatcacagccgcagaACGGGACagaaacacgcccatctgtttaggcCCCGAGTGAGGACAGAGTACGGACACACTGAAATAAATTGGAAAATTCAGATATGATTTTTTTATATGGACCAATGCTGAGTGTAAAACAAAATCAcattatgtcctatttttgtccacaTTTACagactgagggcttaaacagatgggcgtgttttagtcccgttatgacTTTTACGGCCGCATGACgagacaaaaccaaaccattgatttcaatgttttttttctcactaCTGGTATTCTCGTGCGTTACTATGTGcgaaaaaaataggtcatgtcttatcttcctttctttttttaacttccgCGTACTACCGTAGAGTTTagatagtctgaaaaaaaaaaaacccggttgATGCGCTAATACTTTTTGAGCGTATTAGCGCAGGCACCGATGTGTTTTTGCACTGAAATTACCCATTAAAGTCTGcgggtgggaaaaaaaattcgtattcactgcttttttttcttttgcacactgttttctgTGGGTCGTGACAAAACGGACATCACTTCgaccttcttgtgttttttgtttttttttcttttgcatgcatgaaaaatgcagtgaGCACGGATGCAACATGAACGTAAAAAAACGCACATGCACTGAAAATGGCGCTTTTTCCATGAAGCAAAATTGcaaacacccgtgtgaatgagcccgtaAAAGTGGTTTTCcgggactaaaaaagaaaaaaaaaatctaatgggCAAGGAATATAATATAGTAGAAAACTCAACTGTACTtaccgccttaaaggggttttgggtTGACAGACAACACCCCTTTAATAGGCCTGCCTGTAGTAAATGGAGCATTACTTACCTCTGCGTcgctgggatccagcgctgcagccctggtcTGGTCACAGTGTTTATTGTGTCagctgatgtcacaggaagtcaggtgaccaaagCAGCCAATTAGTGACTGCAGCGTCACttcttgttctcctggcattggcaCGCACAATCTGGGTGGGGAACTGGGTTTGGACCGGGGGTCGTTTAAGCAAGTGCagcatatttttgtattttatcacATTCCTTACCCATTATGATTTTTTTCCAATTATGAACCCCCCCTTTAAGTGCCATGTGATCCCTTTAACCCATGGAGAAGATCAGGAATCACTATTTCATATAACTTGATGTCATTATTTCTGAGGCTTATCCACCTGTTTTTGTTATGAGGGCACTGAGCAGGTCTGAGACCATGTGGGACAAAATAAAGCACATACAGATCTGCGCCAGAGATATCGAAGTATTGGGTTCCAAAAAAGGTATCCATACAACTGGTCTTTCATCTTGGGGATACCCGCTACTGCTTGTTCTACTCCTGAAAGGGGATGTCAGAGGCCAAACCTTGGAGAACCGGCATAGATACTGTGGACCGTGTTCTGGAGTGCGGACAGAGAAATCATGGTGGGTGCAACATTGTGAAATGTGG
Coding sequences within it:
- the RXFP4 gene encoding relaxin-3 receptor 2; translated protein: MTLNLSSGVGNTSDETPGLSVDDDATIPTHGLVSFRVLISTVYFLVSLVGLLGNFFVMYLIGAKKVTSLTAIDIFVFCLALSDLQFALTLPFWAADAILDFSWPFGHPMCKIILTMTVLNVYYNVFLLTAMAVTRYWSVALALSLRRRVSTYAAKWISFVLWLLALGATIPTTIFASTNQILGDDLCLLKFPGNKWLATYHLQRVIIAFVIPLVVISFSYIMLLNFLRQHRVNCTNQHRQSKITNSIQLVIIVFFVCWFPNHAGTFWGILVKYEVVQWSEAYYYFHTYVYPFTICLAHSNSCLNPIIYCLMRKEFRKSLKALFRQVMSIAASHLPTGKDKQRNPDQETSMPLCRKSSFPQTDSKNYPAASRSTITLLPEVTIKDQHEGQETLLD